In Trifolium pratense cultivar HEN17-A07 linkage group LG7, ARS_RC_1.1, whole genome shotgun sequence, a genomic segment contains:
- the LOC123896328 gene encoding uncharacterized protein LOC123896328 produces the protein MFCHSRRALLCPNLTFKTQKPSSILLLLQHFSSSNQQQSFTVNYLVQNLGFSHETASKLSNQVHFKDSQKLDTILAFFKSYGFSNNHLFRIIKTRPDVLSYDLNKTILPKFNFLLSKGASKSDLVHIITKTPVILCQSLENTITPSYDFVKRFLLSDQSTIAFLKHCDRMIFSKNPLQNIQLLIQNGVPESKMVILLRNWYPILAENPLFLNRAVVEVKELGFNPKSTVFIVALRAKVNNKSLWGRKIDVFKKWGWSEENVVSAFVKHPWCMLSSVEKIEAVMKFFVNEMGWDSLVLAKYPVLFLHSLEKRVIPRAFVLQFLESKGLIKDAKLVTPYKLSESLFVKRYVTCYKDEASQLLKLYEDKKDVSNNVLKEGFQELLVAFDISAALSVYPELFCEEAVMNKGDKEVTIVTNSHDEEGQVAIFPIVRSQDVE, from the exons ATGTTCTGTCACTCTCGCAGAGCATTGCTCTGCCCTAACCTCACATTCAAAACCCAAAAACCCTCTTCAATCCTTCTTCTTCTCCAACATTTTTCCTCTTCCAATCAACAACAATCTTTCACAGTCAACTACCTCGTTCAAAACCTCGGTTTCTCCCATGAAACAGCTTCAAAACTTTCCAACCAAGTTCATTTCAAAGACTCACAAAAACTAGACACAATCCTAGCATTTTTCAAATCCTATGGCTTCtcaaataatcacttatttcgTATCATCAAAACTCGCCCAGATGTTCTCTCTTACGATCTTAACAAAACCATTCTcccaaaattcaattttcttcTCTCAAAGGGTGCTTCAAAATCTGATCTTGTTCACATCATAACCAAAACCCCTGTTATCTTGTGTCAAAGCTTGGAAAATACTATAACCCCATCTTATGATTTTGTCAAAAGATTCTTACTTTCTGATCAATCAACTATTGCATTTCTCAAACATTGTGATCGCATGATTTTTTCTAAAAACCCATTACAGAATATTCAACTTTTGATTCAAAATGGGGTTCCTGAGTCAAAGATGGTTATTTTGCTACGAAATTGGTATCCTATACTTGCTGAAAATCCTCTTTTTTTGAATAGGGCTGTGGTGGAAGTAAAGGAATTGGGATTTAACCCTAAATCGACGGTTTTCATTGTCGCCTTGCGTGCTAAGGTTAATAATAAGTCACTTTGGGGAAGGAAGATTGATGTGTTTAAGAAATGGGGTTGGTCTGAAGAGAATGTTGTTTCAGCATTTGTGAAACATCCTTGGTGTATGTTGTCATCTGTGGAGAAAATTGAGGCAGTGATGAAGTTTTTTGTCAATGAAATGGGTTGGGATTCTCTTGTGCTTGCTAAGTATCCAGTACTTTTTTTGCATAGTTTGGAGAAAAGGGTTATTCCTAGAGCTTTTGTTTTGCAATTTCTTGAGTCGAAAGGTTTGATTAAGGATGCTAAATTGGTTACACCTTACAAACTTTCTGAGAGTTTGTTTGTGAAGAGATATGTGACTTGCTATAAGGATGAAGCTTCTCAGTTGTTGAAGTTGTATGAAGATAAGAAAGATGTTTCAAATAATGTTTTGAAAGAAG GGTTCCAGGAATTACTTGTTGCATTTGACATATCTGCTGCTTTATCAGTTTATCCTGAGTTATTTTGTGAAGAGGCTGTTATGAATAAGGGGGACAAAGAAGTTACTATAGTAACAAATTCACATGACGAGGAGGGACAGGTGGCAATATTCCCTATAGTGAGGAGCCAAGACGTGGAATGA